A genomic window from Polaribacter gangjinensis includes:
- a CDS encoding sulfatase: MKLRYAIFTFIVLLFIFSSFNKTIHPNKTVATSSKPNIILFFVDDLGWSDLGFRNPVFKTPNIDALAKAGINFNQAYIASPTCSPSRATLLTGQHPARLKMVRHIPAGKNFGFDQFDRTDIEFHKLPTDPAQFPSRNWLPLENTTYAEALAELGYYNLFVGKWHLGHEKFHPIKQGFQKQIGTSNFGHPKSYYPPYFKQDTIFSDTKNTYLTDKLTNEAVDFISDYKSDSPFMLTFSYYSVHSPHIGRKDWVTHYQQKGLDDKYANYAAMVSTMDESVGKVLKAVKEKGIEKETIIIFLSDQGGYFENSPLRGGKMSETLFEGGARVPFFVHWPGVTKSNSTNNSVVQSTDIFPTLVEIAGGKVSKYKELDGISLLTTIKKNDHLKREPIFGYRAYEDLYVSVREGDWKLLAYRSGKLELFNIAKDASEKDEISKNHPEKVKQMVAKLVQWEKEMDVSSYSGIK; encoded by the coding sequence ATGAAGTTAAGGTATGCTATTTTCACATTTATAGTCTTACTATTCATTTTTTCGAGTTTTAATAAAACTATACATCCAAATAAAACAGTAGCAACGTCATCAAAACCAAATATCATTTTGTTTTTTGTGGATGATTTAGGTTGGTCAGATTTGGGTTTTAGAAATCCTGTTTTTAAAACTCCCAATATTGATGCTTTGGCAAAAGCCGGAATTAATTTCAATCAAGCTTACATTGCAAGTCCGACTTGTAGTCCAAGTAGAGCCACGCTTTTAACAGGGCAACATCCTGCAAGATTAAAAATGGTGCGTCATATTCCTGCTGGTAAAAATTTTGGTTTTGATCAATTTGATAGAACGGATATCGAATTTCATAAATTACCCACAGATCCTGCTCAATTTCCTTCAAGAAATTGGTTGCCTCTAGAAAACACCACTTATGCAGAAGCTTTAGCTGAGTTAGGTTACTACAATTTATTCGTTGGCAAATGGCATTTAGGTCACGAAAAATTTCATCCTATAAAACAAGGATTTCAAAAACAAATAGGCACATCCAATTTTGGGCATCCAAAATCTTATTATCCACCCTATTTTAAGCAGGACACTATTTTTTCGGATACAAAGAACACGTATCTCACAGATAAATTAACCAATGAAGCTGTTGATTTTATTTCGGATTATAAAAGTGATTCTCCATTTATGTTGACTTTTTCCTATTATTCTGTGCACAGTCCTCACATTGGGAGAAAAGATTGGGTAACCCATTACCAACAAAAAGGTTTAGATGATAAGTATGCAAATTATGCTGCTATGGTTTCAACGATGGATGAATCTGTAGGAAAAGTTTTAAAAGCAGTTAAAGAAAAAGGCATTGAAAAAGAAACCATCATCATTTTCTTATCAGATCAAGGAGGATATTTTGAGAATTCACCATTGAGAGGTGGAAAAATGTCAGAAACTTTATTTGAAGGCGGAGCAAGAGTACCATTTTTTGTGCATTGGCCTGGAGTTACAAAATCCAATTCAACCAATAATTCAGTAGTGCAGTCTACAGATATTTTTCCAACATTGGTTGAAATTGCAGGTGGTAAAGTTTCAAAATACAAAGAATTAGACGGAATTTCTTTATTGACAACCATCAAAAAGAATGATCATTTGAAACGTGAACCCATTTTTGGATACAGAGCTTACGAAGATTTATATGTTTCAGTCAGAGAAGGAGATTGGAAATTGTTGGCATACAGAAGTGGCAAGCTAGAACTTTTTAACATCGCAAAAGATGCATCAGAAAAAGACGAAATCTCTAAAAATCATCCTGAAAAAGTGAAACAAATGGTAGCAAAATTGGTTCAATGGGAAAAAGAAATGGATGTTTCATCATATTCAGGAATCAAATAA
- a CDS encoding sulfatase family protein, whose amino-acid sequence MKTKFIYTASIFLLIGISSIFFFNFKKKETEKKPNILFCIADDATWKHLSAYGSKWVNTPAFDRIANEGLLFQNAYTPNAKCGPSRAIVLTGRNTWQLEEAGNHLAFFPQKFKTYPEALAENGYQVGFTGKGWAPGTALNADGTKRELLVKPYNKIKKETPTKGINAVDYVANFRSFLKDKKSDTPFCFWYGGHEPHRFYEYGTGVSVGKKKLSQIDSVFSYWPQSETVKNDMLDYAFELEYFDQQLGGILKVLEENGELENTIIVVTSDNGMPFPRVKGQSYEHSNHMPLAIMWKNGIKNPGRIIEDYVSFIDFAPTFMEVAGVDSKSLKMQSIQGKSLVPYFNSDKTKLTPTKENYVLLGQERHDAGRPKTVGYPIRGIVKDGFLYLKNYENDRWPAGNPETGYTNTDGSPTKTEILNLNRSGENHEFWKINFGKHPKEELYQITIDEDCMNNLADKKQFQKIKNELRKLLESNLKKQGDPRMFGNGAIFDSYPPNNGANLYEKYMNGEKVNTGWINDSDFEKKDFKIKDK is encoded by the coding sequence ATGAAAACAAAATTTATTTATACAGCCAGCATTTTTTTATTGATAGGAATTAGCAGTATTTTTTTCTTTAATTTCAAAAAAAAAGAAACTGAAAAAAAACCAAATATTTTGTTTTGTATTGCTGATGATGCTACTTGGAAACATTTGAGCGCTTATGGCTCTAAATGGGTAAATACACCTGCCTTTGATAGAATTGCAAACGAAGGATTGCTTTTTCAAAATGCATATACACCTAATGCCAAATGTGGTCCGTCAAGAGCAATTGTTTTAACAGGAAGAAATACGTGGCAGTTAGAAGAAGCTGGAAATCATTTAGCTTTTTTTCCTCAAAAATTTAAAACATATCCAGAAGCACTTGCTGAAAATGGGTATCAAGTTGGCTTTACAGGAAAAGGTTGGGCACCAGGAACAGCTTTAAATGCTGATGGCACAAAAAGAGAATTATTGGTAAAACCTTACAATAAAATCAAAAAAGAAACACCTACAAAGGGAATTAATGCTGTTGATTATGTAGCTAATTTCAGGTCTTTTTTAAAAGATAAAAAATCAGATACTCCATTTTGTTTTTGGTATGGAGGCCATGAACCTCATCGTTTTTATGAATACGGAACTGGCGTAAGTGTTGGAAAGAAAAAGTTATCTCAAATTGATTCCGTTTTTTCATACTGGCCACAATCAGAAACAGTTAAAAATGATATGTTAGATTATGCTTTTGAGTTGGAATATTTTGACCAACAATTAGGCGGAATTTTAAAAGTTTTAGAAGAAAATGGCGAATTAGAGAATACGATTATTGTAGTAACTTCCGATAACGGCATGCCATTTCCAAGAGTAAAAGGTCAAAGTTATGAGCATTCCAATCACATGCCATTAGCAATCATGTGGAAAAATGGCATCAAAAATCCTGGGAGAATCATAGAAGATTACGTTAGTTTTATTGATTTTGCACCAACTTTTATGGAGGTTGCAGGTGTTGATTCAAAATCGCTAAAAATGCAGTCCATTCAAGGAAAAAGTTTGGTTCCTTATTTCAATTCTGATAAAACAAAACTCACTCCAACCAAAGAAAACTATGTTTTATTAGGTCAAGAAAGACATGATGCTGGCAGACCTAAAACGGTTGGTTATCCAATTAGAGGTATTGTAAAAGACGGATTTTTGTACTTGAAAAATTATGAAAATGATCGTTGGCCAGCTGGAAATCCTGAAACTGGCTACACAAATACTGATGGAAGTCCAACCAAAACAGAGATTCTTAATTTGAATAGAAGTGGTGAAAATCATGAATTTTGGAAAATCAATTTTGGAAAACATCCAAAAGAAGAGCTATATCAAATTACTATTGATGAAGATTGCATGAATAATTTGGCTGATAAAAAGCAATTCCAAAAAATTAAAAATGAGTTGAGAAAACTCTTAGAATCAAATTTAAAGAAACAAGGAGATCCAAGAATGTTTGGAAATGGAGCTATTTTTGATAGTTATCCTCCAAATAACGGAGCAAATTTATATGAAAAATATATGAATGGGGAGAAAGTAAATACAGGATGGATTAACGATTCTGATTTTGAGAAGAAAGATTTTAAAATCAAAGACAAATAA